Part of the Cloacibacterium caeni genome is shown below.
CAATATTGCAAGAGTAGAATTGAAAAACGGTGGTTTAAAAATCTTAAACTTAACTCGTTCTTCAGTAGAATCTACCAAAATGGCTGTTGCCGAACAACTGAAATCTGTTTTTGAACTGGCAGGAATGCAAGTTGAGTTTTCTGGATCATACCCAGGTTGGAAACCAAAACCAGGTGCAGAAATCATTAAAATCATGACAGAAATTTATGAAAAGGACTTCGGAGCAAAACCTCACGTTGTTGCTTGTCATGCTGGTTTAGAATGCGGAATTATTGGAGCGAATTATCCAAAAATGGAAATGGTAAGTTTCGGGCCTACGATTAGAGGAGCGCATTCTCCAGACGAAAGAGCGAATATTCCATCTGCTCAAAAATTCTGGAAATATTTACAAGAAATTTTGAAAAATATTCCTGTAAAGAATTAAATATCAAATAATTACCCATAAAAAAGACGCAACTAAGTTGCGTCTTTTTATTTTTGATGAACAAGTCCTAACTTGTCTCTACTTTATTTTTTCAATTTCCTTATTCATAAGGAGCCAATTCTACTTCTAACCCTTCTAAATCTTCTGTGATGTGAATTTGACAACCTAATCTAGAATTTTCTTTCACATTATAAGCTTCAGAAAGCATTGCTTCTTCTTCATCTGATTTTTCAGGAAGCGGAGTGTCACTTTTTACATAGCATTGACAAGAAGCGCACATTGCCATTCCTCCACAAACGCCAATTGTTCCTTCTTCTGCTAATTCATAGAGTTTCACGATTTCCATCAAGTTCATTGCCATGTCTGTAGGCGCTGCCACTTCATGGGTAACTCCGTTTCTATCTGTAATTTTTATATTTACGTCTAATGCCATTAATTCAAAATTTAAAATTCAAGATTCAAGTTTTTTACTTGAATCTTTTCACTTGGCTCTTAATCTATCTTCTTCACTACTGCTTTTTCAGCTTCTTTTCTGGTTCCATCAAAACCATCTACTCCACTTACTGTGGTATATTTCAAGACATATTTTCTGCCAGGATTCATTCTATTGTAGACACTTTGACACATCAAAGTTGCTTCGTGGAAACCACACAAAATTAATTTTAATTTTCCTGGATAAGTATTCACGTCGCCAATTGCATAAACGCCTTCAATATTGGTTTGATAATCCAAAGCGTTATTTACCACAATCGCATTTTTCTCAATTTCTAATCCCCAATTCGCAATATCACCTAATTTAGGAGTTAATCCAAATAGCGGAATAAAATAATCGGTTGCTAAATCGTAAACTTCACCTTCTTTATCTACTGTAATAGCTTCTATATGACCATCACCTTTTAGACCAATTACTTCTGCTGGCGTGATTAAGTTAATTTTACCTGCGTTTTTAAGTTCTTGTACTTTTTCTACAGAGTCAAGAGCACCTCTAAACTCATTTCTACGGTGAATAAGCGTAACAGATTTTGCCACATTAGACAAGAAAATACTCCAGTCCAGTGCAGAATCACCACCACCAGCAATTACAATATTTTTATCTCTGAAATGTTCAGGATTTTTCACAAAATATTCTACTCCTTTTTCTTCGTAGTCTGCGATATTGTCAATCAACGGTTTTCTCGGCTCGAAAGTTCCTAAACCACCAGCAATTGCCACAGCTTTTGCACGGTGAACGGTACCTTTATTGGTAATCACTTCGAACGTCCCATCTTCTAATTTATTAAGAGTAGTTGCAGTTTCTGCCAAAGTAAAACCAGGCTCAAACTGTTTAATTTGTTCCATTAAATTATCTACCAATTCCCCTGCTAACACTGATGGATAACCAGGAATATCAAAAATTGGTTTCTTAGGATAAAGTTCTGCCAATTGCCCGCCTGGTTGTGGCAATGCATCTATGATGTGACATTTAATTTTAAGTAAACCTGCCTCAAAAACAGCAAAAAGACCGGTTGGTCCGGCTCCGATAATCAATAAATCTGTATTTATCATTTATATATTTTTTATTGTAAATTTGAATTACGAATAAAAACTTTTCATTTTTTGCAAATATAGCAAATTTTGTGGTTTGGCCTATGTAACTTTTATGACATTTGTCACAACTGATTATGCTTAAAATTGCCACTTTAAAATTTTGGCAAAGAATTTGCGAAGAAATAAATATTTAAAAATCGATTATGAAAAAAATCTTCAATTTTATATTTTTATTAATTTCAATCACTGTTTTTTCACAAATTGACAATATTAAAAGTGGTGAAAAACTCTCGTATAGATTACATTATGGTTTCTTAAATGCAGGAACAGCTACATTGACCACCAACCAAATTACTTATAAAGGAAAACCTCATTACAGAGTGACAGGAGTTGGGAGAAGTACAGGTACAGTAAGAGCTTTCTTCAAAGTAGATGACATCTATGAAAGTTACATCAATATCGCTACTGGATTGCCAAGTTATTATGTAAGAAACGTTTCGGAAGGTGGTTACAGAAGACATTATGAAACCGAATTTAACCATGATAATCAATCACTTACACTCACCAATAAACTAGACCAAACTTCTAAAAATTTTAAAACCATGAGAGGAATTCAAGATATGCTTTCTTCTTTTTACAACCTTAGAAGCATGGACAAATCTAAATTTAAAGTAGGAAGTAATATTAAAATGAACGTTTGGATTGATGACGAATCCTATCCTTTTATGCTAAAAGTGGTGGCCGCAGAAAATAAAACGACCAAATTTGGTAATATTTCTTGTCTTAAAATCAAACCTTACGTAATGAGTGGTAGAATTTTTAAATCTCAAGAAGGCGTTACGATGTGGGTAACCAATGACGAAAACCACGTTCCCGTAGAAATTAGAGCAGAACTTTTAGTAGGTTCTCTCAAAGCAAGTTTAGACGGTTATGCCAACGTAAAATATCCTTTGAATTTTTCTAAATAAAATTTCTTGAAATATAAAATCCGACAATTTTTGTCGGATTTTTTTGTACTTAATGTAATAAAACTAAAAGATTAGTTGTTCTAATTGAAACAAATGAAAATATTTTGCAACTAATTTCTTTAAATAAAAAATACATGAAAGTTCAAATCATCATCTTATTCACTTTTCTTTTTGTCGGTTTTTCCTCGGCACAAGAAGAAAAAACCGAAAACATTACCCGGAAAACCATTAACGCGGTAAGAGTAGAAAAAGCGCCAAAGATTGATGGAATTTTAGATGATGAAATTTGGAAAAACGCACCTATTGCTAATGATTTTATAGAACTAAGACCTAATAATGGCAAAGCTGAAAATCCTGATTTCAAAACAGAAGTAAAAGTCGCTTATGACGATACCGGGATTTATGTTTCTGCGATGATGTATGACAAAGAACCTTCTAAAATTGGGAAAGAACTCACCGAAAGAGACAATATAGGAAATGATGATTTTTTTGTACTTTTTATTAATGGATACAATGATAAACAGCAGAGTTTGGAGTTCTTTGTAACTGCGGCAGGTGTACAAGCAGATAGCAAAATTACCAATCAAAATGGTGAAGATTTTTCGTGGAACGGAATTTGGTATTCTGGCGTGAAAATTTTAGAAAACGGTTGGTCTGTTGAGATGAAAATCCCTTATTTCGAGATGAGATTTCCTAAAAGCGAGAGACAACAATGGGGAATTAATTTTTTCCGACAAGTTAATCGATTGCAAACCGCTTATACATGGAATCATGTGAATAATCAAAAAGGAAGCTTCTTATTATATGACGGAATTCTAAACGGCGTAGAAAATATACAAACGCCTACCAGATTGTCATTCCTCCCCTATTTTTCGAGTTATGTAAATTATTATGACGGAAAAACCACTACCAACATCAACGGCGGAATGGATGTAAAATACGGAATTAATGACGCTTTTACACTAGACACCACTTTGATTCCAGATTTTGGACAAACCAATTTTGATGCTACCGTTCTAAATTTAGGACCATTTGAACAACAATTCAGCGAACAGCGTTCGTTTTTCAATGAAGGAACAGAACTTTTCAATAAAGGAAACCTATTTTATTCCAGAAGAATTGGTGGTTTCCCAAGTAAGTTTCCTCAACTTGCAGCCGATGAAGAATTTGCAGAAAATCCAGAAAAAGTAAAACTTTTTAACGCTACTAAAATTTCTGGAAGAACAAAAAAAGGCTTAGGAATTGGATTTTTCAATGCCATTACCGAAAAAACAGAAGCTTCCATCAGAAATATCAACACTGGCGAAATCAGAAAAGAAGTAACAGAACCTTTGGCGAATTACAATGTCTTTGTTTTAGACCAAAGATTTCGTGAAAATTCTTCGGTTTCCCTCATCAATACAAGTGTGATGAGAAGCGGAGATTTCAGAGATGCCAATGCAACTGGAGTTTTCCTAGACTTAACCAATAAGAAAAATACATTTTCGGTATTCGGTTCCACAGAAGGAAGTTGGGTTTTCGAAAATCAAAAACAAAAATTCGGTTTTGAAGGAAATGCTGGTTATAACCAAATTATTAAAGGGCATCAATTCGGCGCAGAAGTTTTCTTGAGAGATAAAAATTATGACATTAACGACCTTGGATTTACTGGACAAACCAATTATGTGAATTATAGCGCGAATTATAATTACCGTTATTTGCAACCAAAAGGCAATATCAATCAATTGAATTACAGCCTTAAAGTAAATAATAACAGAAGGTTAGAAACTGATTTATTTGCAGATTTCGTGATTCACCAAAATTTACAAATTACCAATAAAAAGTTTTTTAATTTCGGAGGTGGATTGATGGTAAAACCACTTGGAACCAATGATATTTACGAACCGAGAACCTTCGGAAAATATCTTTTCATTCCGGCAATGTATAATCCATGGGTTTTTGCCAATACAGATGAAAGAAAAAAATTCAAAATCGGTGGTTATGTAGAATTTTATAAATACAATGAAGACAAGAGAATTACGTACATGTCAGAAATCAATACCCGATATCGATTTAATGACCATTTCTCTATTTTCCACACTTTAAATTATGCTAATTTCAATAATGAAACAGGATTTGTAGGAAAAGACGACACGAATATTTTCATTGGCAGAAGATTAAGAAATTCTGTAGAAAATAGCGTTTCTTCTCAATATACTTTTAATGAAAAAATGGCGATTAATCTTACTTTCCGTCATTATTTTTCTGAAGTTGCTTACAGACAATTTTACACGTTAAAAGATAATGGAGAACTTAATCCAGACACTAGTTTCGCAGAAAACAAAGACGGAACTTTTAATTCATGGAATCTGGATTTACGTTACAGTTGGTGGTTTGCGCCAGGTTCACAGCTGACTTTACTGTACAGAAATCAAGCTCAGAATTTCTTAGATGTAGCCAGATTAAGCATGAGAGATAATTTCGACCGATTGTTTAATGAACCTATGATTAACAATCTTTCGCTCAGAATTACTTATTTCTTAGATTACAACAGAGCAAAAAATTGGTTCAAAAAATCTTAAAAATAAAAAAGCGTTCAAAAAATTTTGAACGCTTTCTTTTTATCATTTCTGAAAATTTCAATAATAAATTCTAATTTATAAATGCCCGAATTGCTCTAGCATTCTCTTATCATTTTCGAAGAACATTCTGATGTCTCCCAATTGATAAAGCAACATTACGATTCTCTCGATTCCCATTCCGAATGCGTAACCAGAGTATTTATCCGCATCGATATTTACATTTTTAAGAACAGCAGGATCTACCATTCCACAACCCATAATTTCTAACCAACCGGTTCCTTTGGTAATTCTGTAATCGGTTTCAGAATTCAATCCCCAATAAACATCTACTTCTGCACTTGGCTCTGTAAAAGGGAAATAAGAAGGTCTCATTCTGATTTTTGATTTCCCAAAAAGTTCTGTAGTGAAAAACTGTAAAGTTTGTTTCAAATCTGCAAAACTCACGTTTTCATCAATGTATAAACCTTCTATTTGGTGGAAAATACAGTGTGAACGAGAAGAAATAGCTTCGTTTCTGAAAACTCTTCCCGGAGAAAGAATTCTAATTGGCGGCTGATTTTCTTCCATGTGACGAATTTGCACCGAAGAAGTATGCGTTCTTAATAAAACATCTGGATTTTGCTCTATGAAGAATGTATCTTGCATATCTCTTGCAGGATGATATTCTGGTAAATTAAGCGCAGTAAAGTTGTGCCAATCATCTTCTATTTCTGGTCCATCAGAAACTGCAAAACCAATAGATTTAAAAATCTCAATAATTCTGCCTTTCACTAAATTAATAGGATGACGAGAACCCAATTCCAACGGAAAAGCAGGTTTCGTAAGGTCTTCTTTTTCGATAATAATTTGGCTAGAAGTAGCTTCTTTCAGTTCTTCTAACTTAGTATTCACGGCTTGTTTGAGTGTATTGATTTTTTGACCAAATTCTTTTTTCTGTTCATTCGGAACTTCTTTAAATTTTTCGAAAAAATCATTTAAAATTCCCTTTTTCCCATTGAATTTGATACGAAATTGTTCAATTTCGTCTTTGTTAGTAGAAGTAAAACCTTGCACTTCTTTCAATAACTCATCTATCTTATCTAACATTGGTTTGCTTTATAGAATTGCAAAAATACGGATTTTAATTTTTAACCACAAAAACCAGCACAGAATAATCCCGAACTTAATTCATAAAAAAGAACTCACAAAACTGCGAGTTCCTATTTTTTTCACTTGGTTATTTTTACTTGGCTCTTGAGAATTACTTGCTTTCTAAAGCTTTTACCAAAATCTGAAGATTAATTTCTTTGTTCAGCAAACCATTTTCCAGAGGAAGCTCAAATTTTAACCCGAAATCTTCTCTATTGATATCTGTTGGTTCACTTGCAATGCTTACATTTCCTTCTGCAACCGTTACATTTGCTTTAAACTGAACTGGTTTTGTGATGCCTTTAATCGTAAGATTTCCTTCTAAAAGCGTGTTATAATCTCCAGCTGCATTTTCGGTTACTTTGGTAATTTCATAAGAAGCGGTAGGAAATTTTTCTACCTCGAAGAAATCTCCACTTTTCAGATGACCTTCTAATTTAGCTTTCATTTCTTGGTCATCTTTTAAATCTATATTTTCTAGTGTGGTAATATCTGCCACAAATTTCCCTGATTGCAGTTTACCATCTTTTACGGTAACATCTCCACTTTCAAATTTTATAGAACCGAAATGTGTGGTTTGATCCGACTTTAGCACTTTATAACCTTTCCACTCTATTCTACTGTTCATGGTGTCTACTTTGTAGAGTACACCATCAGTTTCGGCTAAAACTTCATTGGCTTCGCTAGTTACAGGTTTATCTTTTCCACAAGAAATCACTAAAAAAGAGAGCGCTAAAATCCCCAAAACTCTATATAAATTCTTTTTCATTTTTAACTGTTTTTTATCATTTTACTTCTGCTAAAGTAAGAAATTTCTCTTCAAATTTTCAAAAATTCTTTTATTATGCTTATTTTTGTATATGCTTTTGAATGTTAGAAACTTATATTTCGGTTACAAACCCGGAACTTTACTTTTCAGAAATATCAATCTTTCTGTAGAAAAAGGTAAAATTATTGCTTTGGCTGGCGAATCTGGCTGTGGAAAATCTACTCTTCTTAATATTGTTTACGGATTGCTGAATTGGCAAAGCGGAGAAATTTATCTGGAAGAAGAAAGACTTTTCGGACCGAAAGGAAACATTGTCCCAGGCGAACTCGGCATGAAGTTGGTTTCTCAGAATTATGATTTAATGCCCTATCTTACTGTGGCCGAAAATATTGGGAAATTTATTTCTAACACCAATCTTTCAGAGAAAAAGCAAAAAATTCAGGAGCTTTTACAAGTAGTTGGACTAGAAGATTACGCGCATGTTTTGCCAAAAAATTTAAGTGGCGGTCAGCAACAGCGAGTTGCGATTGCGAGAGCGCTTTCTGTAATGCCAAAACTGCTTTTATTAGATGAACCTTTCAGTAATTTAGATTATTCCAGAAAAATGGAATTGAGAGAACGTTTGTTTAATTATGCTAAAGAACATGAACTTTCTGTGATGATTTCTACTCACGAAATTCAAGAAATTCTTCCTTGGACTGACCAAATCATTGTTTTACAAGAAGGAAGATTGATTCAAAATGACAATGCTGAAGAAACTTTCAGAAATCCTTATAATGCTTATGTAGCAAAACTTTTGGGCGAAGTAAACACCATTTCCGAAGAAGAAAAATCGGTACTCAACGTTTCTAAAAATTATTTCTTCCCGCATCAAGTAAAACTCACCGAAAATGGTTTAGATGCTCAAATTGTAGAGAGCAGATTTGCGGGAAACCATTATTGGAACAAGATTTTGGTTCATAATATTCCGCTTGTTATGTATTCAGAAAACAAATTGGAGGGAAATATTAAGATTGAGGTTAAGGATTAGGTAAAGGTAAAGGTAAAGGTAAAGGTAAAGGTAAAGGTTGAGTTTAAAATTCATCGTTTAGAACATCCAACTAAAATTTCATTTTATTTCTAGAAAATTTATTAATTTTGTCTTCCCTGAAAAACGTAAGGAAATTTTTGGTTAATTCTCTTTCTGCCTTGATGGACTGAAATTAGATTCGTTTCGTGCGAACAATCAAAGTCTTAGAAAAGAACCCTGCCAAATCTTTCCTTTTTTTTTTAGAAATTGTGCTAATTTCCTCGAATTATACAAATTTTGCCAAATCAGTAATTTGAGTAACTCGAGAAAATTTGTGCAAATTAAAAAGTACTTAAGCTTTTTTCACAAATTCAGACTTCAATGCCATTGCTCCGAAACCATCTATTTTACAATCGATATTGTGATCAGAACCTGGTCTTAATCTAATATTTTTCACCTTAGTTCCTGCTTTTACAGGTTTTGGTGCTCCTTTTACTGGCAAATCTTTAATAACTACCACAGAATCACCATTTTGCAATTCATTTCCGTTGCTATCGAAAATTTTATCTTCTGCACCTACTTCTGCAGGATCAAACTCATGGAAACATTGGCTGCAAACCAAAAGATTGTCTTGTTCGTAGGTAAATTCGCTTCCACATTTTGGGCAATGCATTAATTCACTCATTTTTTAATTTTTTGCAAATTTATGTTTTTCTCACAGAAAACACAGAATTGCACAGAAATTTGTTAATTTTAGTGAAAATTAAAATTATGAAATATTTATTTTGGCTTTTAGCTATTTTTACCATTATTTCTTGTGATCCAGGTTATGCTTATTATGTTAGTAATAATACAGAAAAAGATATTTATGTAATCACAAAACCTCCAATAAAAGTATATGATAAAAATATTTATTGTAGAGAACTAGATTCTGCTATTATTAAACCTAAAGAAACATTTAGAATATTTGGGAGTATTGGTTATGGTGGCGGTGAAGATAGTTTTCCTTTTCATCAAATAATTATTAATAAAGAGAATGATTCAATCGTTTTAAAAGATAAAAGTGAAATAAATAAAATATTTAATCAAAATAGAAAGAAAAAAATTTTTTCAGCTACCTATACTTTATATGTTAATTAAAACTATTTCTTCAAATAGATTTTTCACTTCGCTTTGCTAGGTTCAGAATGAAAGCGTTCCAAAAAACCTTTATAAAAACTACTATACTCATTTGTTTGAACTTCCAGCAAAAAATTCCGTATTTTTGCAGAAATTTTAGGTTTAAAATCTAAAATTCATAATTTAATATTCGTATGCAACTTATCCACAGAAATCTACTCATCGGTATTCACGATGCACTACAAGAAACTTTTTTCGAAAAAAATAAATACGCAGATAAAGTCATAGAAAGACTTTTGAAGGCTCATAAAAAATGGGGAAGCGAAGACAGAAAGGTAGTTTCTGAAATTTTCTACAACATTATCCGTTGGAAAAAACGCCTAGAATATTACATTGGAGAAGGCGCAAAACCTAATAACATTTACAGACTTATCCTAGCTTATTTGCTTTGGAGCGAAACAGAATATAAAAAATTCGAAGAGTTTCAAGGAATAAAAGTTGCGGATATTATTACCAAATTAAAGAAAGGAACCGTTCCTACTAAAGCTTTTGAACATTCTATCCCAGATTGGTTGGTAGAAACTTTAGAAAAAGAACTCGGTGAAAACTGGGAAAAAGAAATGATTGCGCTTAATGAACAAGCGCCAACTATTTTACGTGCCAATTCTTTGAAAACCTCAACAAAACACTTAATCGAAGAACTAAAACACGAAAATGTAGAAAGTTTTCAAGTTCCAGGCTTCGAAAACGCGGTACAGTTGGAAGAAAAGAAAAATGTGTTCTTAACTTCAGCTTTTAAAGATGGTCTTTTTGAAGTACAAGATGCTGGCTCACAGAAAATTGGAGAATTTCTAGATGTAAAACCTGGAATGCGTGTAGTAGATGCTTGTGCAGGAGCTGGAGGAAAAACGCTTCACCTTGCTGCTTTGATGGAAAACAAAGGTCAAATCATTGCCATGGATATTCACGGTTGGAAATTAGCCGAACTGAAACGTAGAGCAAAAAGAGCGGGAGCTCACAATATAGAAACCAGAGAAATTACAGATAATAAAGTCATCAAAAGATTACACGAAAAGGCAGACAGACTTTTGATAGACGCGCCATGTTCTGGTTTAGGCGTTTTAAAAAGAAACCCAGATTCTAAATGGAAAATTGACCAAGATTTTATCGATAGAATTAGAAAAGAGCAAGAAACCATTCTTCAAGATTATTCTAAAATCATTAAAAAAGGTGGAAAAATGGTTTACGCCACTTGTTCTATCTTGCCAAGTGAAAACAATGAACAGGTAGAAAATTTCTTGAAAAACAATCCTGATTTCAAATTAGTAAAAGAAGAAAAAGTAATGCCAAGTACAGGTTTTGACGGATTTTATATGGCTCTGATTGAAAGAGTTTAAATAAATTCACAATATAACTTTTAAAGCAACCGTGAATAAAGGTTGCTTTTTTTATTTTTTCAACTTAAAAAAATTCGCATCCTTGTTTCAAAACAATCGTTTAAATTAAAAATATTTCTAAAATAAAGTTAATTAGTTGAAATTATTAACCAATTTTAATCTTTTATTTTTATTTATAAACTTTAAATCTATTTTTGCATACGAAACATAAACATTTAATCAACTTTAAAATATTTATTTAAGATATGTGCGGAATTGTATGCTTGTTTGATGCGAAACAAAAAACAGACGCTCTGCGTCCTCAGATATTAGAAATGTCTAAAAAAATTAGACACCGCGGTCCAGATTGGAGCGGAATTTTCCAATCAGAAAAAACCGTTTTCTCTCACGAAAGACTAGCAATCGTAGACCCAACTTCTGGGAAACAACCTCTATTTACCAAAGACGGAAAAGTAGTTCTTGCTGTGAATGGCGAAATCTACAACCACCAAGAACTCAGAAAAGAATTCCCTGATTATGAATTCCTTACTCAGTCTGATTGTGAAGTTATCTTGGCACTTTATAGAAAATACGGCAAAGATTTCATCGAAAAACTCAACGGGATTTTTGCATTTTCACTTTATGACATTGAAAATGACATTTATTTAATCGCAAGAGATCACATGGGAATTTGTCCGCTTTATCAAGGTTGGGACAAACACGGAAACTATTATGTAGCTTCTGAACTGAAAGCTTTAGAAGGCGTTTGCAATAAAATTGAGACTTTTTTACCTGGGCATTTTGTATACAGCAAAGACGGTCAAGAACTTCAACAGTGGTACAAAAGAGATTGGGAAGATTTTGAAAACGTAAAAGATAACGAAACCAGCATTGCTGCCATTAGAAAAGGTTTAGAAGATGCGGTACACAGACAAATGATGAGTGATGTTCCTTATGGAGTTTTACTTTCTGGAGGTTTAGATTCTTCTATTATTTCTGCAATTGCAGCAAAATATGCAAAAAAAAGAATCGAAAGTGGAGACGAACAAGAAGCTTGGTACCCTAGATTACACAGTTTTGCAGTAGGTTTAGAAGGTTCACCAGATTTAGCGGCTGCTCAAAAAGCAGCAGAACATATTGGTTCTGTTCACCACGAAATTCACTTTACCGTTCAAGAAGGTTTAGACGCGGTAAAAGATGTAATTTATCACCTCGAAACATATGATGTAACCACAGTAAGAGCTTC
Proteins encoded:
- the asnB gene encoding asparagine synthase B is translated as MCGIVCLFDAKQKTDALRPQILEMSKKIRHRGPDWSGIFQSEKTVFSHERLAIVDPTSGKQPLFTKDGKVVLAVNGEIYNHQELRKEFPDYEFLTQSDCEVILALYRKYGKDFIEKLNGIFAFSLYDIENDIYLIARDHMGICPLYQGWDKHGNYYVASELKALEGVCNKIETFLPGHFVYSKDGQELQQWYKRDWEDFENVKDNETSIAAIRKGLEDAVHRQMMSDVPYGVLLSGGLDSSIISAIAAKYAKKRIESGDEQEAWYPRLHSFAVGLEGSPDLAAAQKAAEHIGSVHHEIHFTVQEGLDAVKDVIYHLETYDVTTVRASTPMYLMARVIKSMGIKMVLSGEGSDELFGGYLYFHKAPNAKEFHDETVRKLGKLHLYDCLRANKALMSWGIEGRVPFLDKEFMDIAMTVNPADKMVTAHEPKIEKWLLRKAFEDLLPESIAWRQKEQFSDGVGYSWIDTLKEIAEKEVTDEMMANAKFRFPQNTPQNKEEYRYRTIFEEHFPSETAALTVPSVPSVACSTPIALEWDEAFKKMNDPSGRAVISVHEDSY